CCAATGGCCAATCGTGGCAGATTCCCGGCGTGTCGGTTCCCGTGGTGGACACCGTGGGGGCAGGGGACGCCTTCACGGCAGCGCTGTGGATTCGGCGTTGGCACGGGGCGGATTGGCCGATTGCCGCGCTGCATGCGACACAATACGCCGCATTGGTCGTTCAGCATCCAGGTGGGACGCCACGAATCCCGAATACCGACTTTCCCTGGAATCAGGTGCGATCATGAAATGGTCATTGCCGGGCAATTCGTGGAATCCGCCCCAGTTGCAGACGGCCCGCCTGACCATTCGGCCGCTGGTACCCAACGATGCCGAGGCGATTTTCGCGTTTTGCTCCGATTCCCGAATGACGGAATACACACTCTGGGAAACGCATCAATCCATTGCAGATACGATGCAGTTTCTCCGCGAATACGCTCCATCCCGCTATCGGGAACAGATCCCCGAACCACTCGGAATCGTCCTGCGGAACGACCATTCCGATTCAGTCATCGGCACGCTGGGGGGCTTCTGGATCTCCAAATCCAACGGCACCATGGAACTCGGCTACGCCATCGCCGCCAATTTCTGGGGACTTGGCTTTGCCACCGAAGCAAGCCAAGCCCTCATCGATTATCTGTTCACCGACTACCCCATTGAACGGCTGCAAGCCCGAAGCATGACCCCGAATCGGGCCAGTTACCGCGTGTTGGAAAAACTGGGATTCCGCTACGAAGGCACCATGCGCTCGCTGATCTACCGCCGCGGCCGCTACTGGGATGTTGGCATCTTCGGCATGCTCCGAGCCGACTGGGAATCCTCTCGGCGCACACGGACCTAATTTGATATCATGACCGTGTCGAATGAGGGAAGTGTTCCCGTAGCTGGTGCTCGGTGCGGTCTTCAAAACCGTCATCGGGTGGTATCCCCACCCGAGGTGGGTTCGATTCCCATCCGCTTCCGTGAATTTGTTTGAGTGTCACAGTGAAAACCGCTCGTTGTGTGAAATTCGCCTTGTTTTTGCGAGGTTTCAGATTTGGGGGAACGCTCCAGATCGTCAGAGATCGCTTCTGAGTGCGCCGCTTTTTGCGCCGCTTTTGGTGGTGGGGTCCATTGCTGGGCTGCGTCAAAACTGGAGTCCGTCGTGTCGATGTAATGCCGCATGGCGACGGCCTGGGTGTTGCCGATCCATTTGGTAACCACAGCGAGCGGAAAGTTTGCCGCCAGGTCACTTTCGCATGATGCTCGCAGCGCGTGCCAGATGCGTGGCCAGGGAGTCAGGCCAGCACGACGCACTACTTTGGCAAGGGTGGTGCGGAGATTGGCACCGGCCCAGCCGTCCGCCCCGGCAGCCCGTTGACGGAAATCCTCGGGCATTACAAACTCCGTCCCTTCCGGAGTTGCATCCCAAGCAGCCTCCAGATGCGGGCGAAGCAGGGGGAAGATGGGAATCGTGCGAATCCCGGTCTTTGGGCTTTCGAGGACGATTCGCCCACGCCCCCAATCGATGTCGCCCCATCGCAACGAGAACGGTTCACTTGGGACGCGCATGCCGGTGTATCGTGCAAATGCGACCAAGAGCCGCCACCATAAGTTGGGGCAGTGCTCGATGACTTTGTGAATATCCTCATTGCTGACATAGGTACGACGTTCGGATGGGTTCCCACCTTTGCAGCTTGCGTGCTCCCAAGGGTGCGGGCGTTTGAACTGGCGGGCGGCTTCTCCCCACATCGTTTTCGCGTGCCCGAGGCGTTTGTGACGTGTGCTCGGTCGCAGGTCGGCCATCGCATCCAGGAAGGTTTCCGCGTCGGCATGGCAGATGGATTCTAATCGGCGATGACCAAACAGCCGAATGAGCAGATCGACTGTTTGTCGCCATGTGCGAATCGAGGTCGGTTTGTGGCCCGCTCTCACTCGCCCTTCGATCCACTGCGTCAGCCATTGTTCGACGGTGAATCGTTCTTCGAGGACGATCAGATCTACCGCAGCAAGTTTCTCTTTGAGTTGTTCCCCGATGGCATCCAGCCAAACCGCTGTTTCTCGTGGCAGCGGCTGACCGCTTAATTGGGCCGCCAAGATCATCTCGACATGCCGGCGGACTGACTCCGCATCCTTCTTCGAGATCTTCCCCAGTCGGATGGTCTTGCGTTTTCTGTCGCTGCTGAGGAACTGGATTCGCCGTGTGCCATTCGGGTCATTGACAAGACTGGCCATGTGCGCTATTACCTCAATTGCATGTGAGGGCGAGGGGGAGACGCGGTGGGTGCATGGACGGCACCTGCCGCGTTATTTTTTACGCATGTCGATTTGTTCGTCGGATGATGCCTACAACGACACCGAACAGATAGTCACCAGGGCTAATCGTATGCTCCCAACCGTCCGGAGATTTCAATCTCCCACGATCTAATCTTTTGCAGACGCATCCTTCCTCATTGATCCAAGCAACACAAATATCACCTTGTTCAGGAACACTGTTCCGTTTGGTCAAAATGTAATCACCATTCAAAATGTGTTCGTCAACCATACTATCTCCGCGAACTTTGTAAGCAACGCAGTCATAAAACATATGTCCAACTGCAAGTTTTTCATGGATCGAAGATCCTTCAAGATGGCCGGGTCCAGCGCCGACCTCGCCCAGCACTTCAATTTCAACCGCCAATTCTTGCGCAATAAATCTCGCTGGATGATCTTCTGGAAGGTATCGAGCAAGCTCGCCAGGTTGAAGCCTCAAAGCGATTTCTAATTGACGGACCAAATGAGGCGATTGCTCAACACCTCTCGCACCGTTCTCAAGTTGTGAAATGTATTGCGGAGTTCTTCCGACTATCGATGCTAGTTCGGTTGCGTTCATGCCCAAGTTTTTTCGTGCATCACGAACAGCTTCACCTAATCCCATCATTGCACCTATTTTGAATTAACACCTGTTGACTCGGATTGTAACACGTGCTAATATTGACTTAGCACGTGTTACAATACTGTACGCCATGTCACAACGCGTGTCAACACAACATCCAGAAGAGTATCGAATTGTGACTACATCCATGATCCAACGCAAACTTGGTGAGCATCCAGTGCAGCAACGCAATGATGGATACATCAATGCAACGCAATTGTGTAAAGCGGCGGGGAAGTTGTTTGCCGATTATCGACGTTCTGCTGAGACAAAGGCATTTTTAGATGCGTTGGGGAGCGATATGGGAATTCCCATATCGGCGGAAACAACGGAACTGCAGATTTGCAGATCGGTTTTGATCGAAGCGAAAAAAGGAGGTGCGGGCCCTCAAGGCACCTGGGTCCACCCACGAGTTGCGATTGATTTGGCCCGGTGGTGCTCGCCTCAGTTTGCGGTTGTGGTGAATGGCTGGATCTTCGAGCTGATGAATCGGGGCAGCGTAGCACAACCGTCGACATCAATGCCTGGGGCGAGCGCGAAAATCCCCGTGCTGAAAAAGGGTCGCCGCGCTGCAATCGAAAATAATTCAGACGACCATTACGACATTATGGAGCACCTGCTGTCGACGGGTCGAAATCCGACTGCCCGCCAACTCTACCTTATCAAACAACTCACCGACATCTTGTTGCGAGTGTGCGGCTATCAACCGCGAACCGATGGGCGGGTCGAATACAAATACAGTGCACCTGCAGCATTGGCGTTGATCTACGCAGTCTGGATCGATCACATGCTCGAAGCGGATGCAGACCACTACTTCGGTCTCGATGACTGATTGAGCAGCCCCCGCGAGCGGGAATCCCTCATCCCGCTCGCCGTCCGTCCCGTACCCCACTTGAGAATGCACCGATGACGAACCTCCTCAAAGCCCGCCAGGTGGCCGAGTACCTGCACGTACCTTGCCGCGAATTCCTGGACATGGTCGAGGCTGGCCAAGGGCCGGTCTGCATCCTACTGCCATCTGGTCGGCGTCGGTGGCGGCTTGCCGATGTCGATGCGTGGGTGGCCTGCCATGCGGTGAGCGTGTCCGCCGCTGCCGCTGCCACTGCCGCCGCTCCCGCGCCTGCCCCTCCTGAACCCGCGCCTGTCCCGTTGCCTGTCCCCCCGGTGAACGATTGCACCGGGACGAATGCCCAAAATCAGGGGGGCCGACCGTCCGGGACGGGGGACGGGACAGGCGAGACCGCAGAAAATAATTCAGATAATTTCGCATCCGAATCCGCTGATGCGACTGGTGCGATTGCGGACAAGCTGTCGCAAGCCCAAATCGAAGTGCTGAGCGTGCTGCCGATGCACGGGACATGGCTGACAACACCAGCAGCAGCCCGACGCATAAGTGCTGATATCTCGCCGACTTCGGGCGATTTTCGCCGCAAGATTCGCCAGCTAAAAGAGGCCCGGTTGATCGATTCCACCAACCAAGGATTGCGGCTTACGGAACTGGGCAAATCGGTGCGGTTACACCTGGAAAATGAACCGCCGTGACGCCTGTCCCGGACAGGCAAAACCCATTCGTCCCGGACATAGGGAATCGCACAACCCCTGCTACCGTTGAAGTCGTGATCGCTGGAGATCACCGAATCGAAACTCAAATGCGAGGTGAGCATGTACAAGATCGCGGAAGTGAAGAAGCCAAGCGCAGTGCCGCAGATCGCACTGCGGCTCGAAGAGATTGCCCGAGCGATGGGCATCAGCACCGCAT
This DNA window, taken from Tuwongella immobilis, encodes the following:
- a CDS encoding GNAT family N-acetyltransferase, which encodes MKWSLPGNSWNPPQLQTARLTIRPLVPNDAEAIFAFCSDSRMTEYTLWETHQSIADTMQFLREYAPSRYREQIPEPLGIVLRNDHSDSVIGTLGGFWISKSNGTMELGYAIAANFWGLGFATEASQALIDYLFTDYPIERLQARSMTPNRASYRVLEKLGFRYEGTMRSLIYRRGRYWDVGIFGMLRADWESSRRTRT
- a CDS encoding LexA family protein, translated to MMGLGEAVRDARKNLGMNATELASIVGRTPQYISQLENGARGVEQSPHLVRQLEIALRLQPGELARYLPEDHPARFIAQELAVEIEVLGEVGAGPGHLEGSSIHEKLAVGHMFYDCVAYKVRGDSMVDEHILNGDYILTKRNSVPEQGDICVAWINEEGCVCKRLDRGRLKSPDGWEHTISPGDYLFGVVVGIIRRTNRHA
- a CDS encoding KilA-N domain-containing protein, whose protein sequence is MIQRKLGEHPVQQRNDGYINATQLCKAAGKLFADYRRSAETKAFLDALGSDMGIPISAETTELQICRSVLIEAKKGGAGPQGTWVHPRVAIDLARWCSPQFAVVVNGWIFELMNRGSVAQPSTSMPGASAKIPVLKKGRRAAIENNSDDHYDIMEHLLSTGRNPTARQLYLIKQLTDILLRVCGYQPRTDGRVEYKYSAPAALALIYAVWIDHMLEADADHYFGLDD
- a CDS encoding helix-turn-helix transcriptional regulator, encoding MTNLLKARQVAEYLHVPCREFLDMVEAGQGPVCILLPSGRRRWRLADVDAWVACHAVSVSAAAAATAAAPAPAPPEPAPVPLPVPPVNDCTGTNAQNQGGRPSGTGDGTGETAENNSDNFASESADATGAIADKLSQAQIEVLSVLPMHGTWLTTPAAARRISADISPTSGDFRRKIRQLKEARLIDSTNQGLRLTELGKSVRLHLENEPP